Part of the Imperialibacter roseus genome, CGAGCGCAGCCGGTTCGACTGCAGCAAGCTCGACCAGTGGGAGGTGGTGTTCGATCACATGGAGCGCAAGGGCATCATGCTCCACATAGTGACACAGGAAACCGAAAACGAAAAACTGCTCGACGATGGCGACACCGGCCCGCAGCGGAAACTTTACTACCGGGAACTGATCGCCCGCTTTGGACACCACCTGGCCGTGACCTGGAACATGGGCGAGGAAAACGGCCCAGCCAGCTTCAGCCCCAACGGGCAAACCACTGAGCAGCAGAAGGCCATGACCGACTACTTTAAAACCCACGACCCCTACCAAAACTACGTGGTCATTCACACCCACTCCCACAAGGAGCTGCGCCACGAAATGTTCGACAGGCTGCTGGGTCACCCAAGCCTTGACGGGCCATCGATCCAGATCGGGTACATTGGCGACGCCCACGACGACACCAAAAGATGGGTAAAAAACTCAGCTGAGGCTGATCACCCATGGATAGTGAATATCGACGAAATAGGCCCCGCCAACCGTGGGCTGGATCCCGACGACCGAACCGACAACAACCAGGATACCGTGCGGGTGGCGGTGCTGTGGGGCAACCTGATGGCTGGCGGCGGCGGAGTGGAGTGGTACTTCGGCTATCTCAACCACAACAACGACCTGGGCTGCGAAGACTGGCGCTCAAGAGACCGCATGTGGAACTATACCAAAGTCGGCCTCGACTTTTTCCAACGTTACCTGCCTTTTGCAGAAATGGAAAGCCACGATGAACTATCGGGAGAGAACACGTACTGTCTGGCCAAGCCGGGAGAAGTATATGCGGTGTTTTTGCCGCTGGGAGGAGAAGCCTCTATCGACCTGGCCGGCGCTGAAGGAAGCTATTCCGTGAGCTGGTACAACCCCAGAACAGGGGGTGAGCTACAGCAAACCGATATCAAGACGGTGGAAGGCGGCGAGGTGCGTTCGCTTGGGAACCCGCCTTCAGAGCCAGAAAAGGATTGGGCGGTGTTGGTAAAAGCTGGCGGGTGAGGATACCCTCCCGGAACGGTTCGGGCTGGCGTGTGAGACACACGCCAGAACGGTAGCGGGTGAGGACACCCCGCTAAACGGGCTGGCAGGTGAAGACACCTGCCAGAACAGCGATCCCGCTAACCCCGCTCTATCGGAAAAGTGAGGCAATGCGGGCCCCCGCTGCCACGACTAAGCTCACCCGCTGGAATGGTGATGATGGTGTTTTGAATCTTCTCTTTTTCAATTTTGCCTTCGGCGGCCTGCTGAAGAAATTGCTCAGCAGGGATAACAGTATATCCAAGCTGCTGAAAGCCTTCGATGGTTTTGGTATTCCGGCGGTAAGTAACTGCCACACCAGGCCTTACAGCCACAAAATTGCAGGCGCTGCTCCATTGCTCCCGCTGGTCGAACGGATGCTCCCCATTGCCACACGACACAAATCTTGCGTCGGCGTCTTCGGCCAGTATCAAATCCTTGATGGTATCAAATCTCTGCGAAGTGTTCCCCTGCAAATCGAAGCTTTCTATGCTGATCTGGGTGGGATCCTGCAGCACATGCTCATATAACACATAGTCATGAGTATTCACCTTGGAGAAAATAGTATCGATGTGCATGCAATATTCTTCCTTGGGAATATCTACAATGGTGAACTTCTCCACCACCTTGTGCTCACGCAGCTGCTCTCTGATTCTCCAAAGTGCCACCATATTAGTTCTTTCGCTGCAGCCAATAAGCAAGTGTGATGGGCTCAAATGAATAATATCACCTCCTTCAATCGTCTCCGCCCTGTTAGAAAGTGTAGTAGCCAGATGATCCGACGAAATGCACAAGTCAAGATATTTGTAACCCACTTTTACAAACACCGGGTGGTAATGTGTGATAAACCAGGTAAGTATATTTTCTCTTTTGCGAGGCATTTTTTCAGCCTGACAAGTGATCACATAATTGTTCACTACCGCCCCTATGTCCCTGGTGAAAATGAGGTTAGGCACGGGGTTGAGCAGAACACTTCCGCCTGCCTTATAGCCGCTAATCAGGGCCTTGGCGAGGTTCTTAGGTAAGAGCTGCTGCAACGTCAGCTGTGTATCGGGCGGCAAGCTCTCCAGCTTAAATACTTCATCGAGCAACTGCGACCTTAGCTTTGCATTGGTCAAAATATCTGTCAGAAGATCGGTAAACTCCAGCACATTTTCCTCCCCGGCAAAAAAAGAAAGCACGCCTGTCAACAAGCTATGCTCCTCCTGCATTTTGGGTAAAAAAACAATGTCATCGTACAAGAGCTCGGCCTTGTTGAAGGGAGTTACCCATTCTATTCCCTGATCAGGGCGATGAACTATTACCTTTCTTAGTATGTCGATATCTGAAGTAACCATGGGTTAGTCTGCCGTTAAGTATTCGTCGAAAACAATTATATTCGAAACTTATTCAACCAGCTCGCACGGCCATTTGTTGAACTATTAAGCCTATATTGAATCCCTTTAAGGGGCTAAGATGTCGAGATTTTTATTTTTTGTTGGAGTCCTCACCACTTTTATTTCATTTTCCCTGCACGCAGATGCTGAAAAACCAACAGCAACGAAGGGGACATTGGACTTGAGGGGCTGGGATTTTTTGCGGGATGGCCCAATAAAGCTGGATGGAGAATGGGGCTTTTACTGGGAAGAATTGCTTGTACCAGAAGGTGCTGAATTAGCCAAAAAACCTCCTCACTACTTTCAGTTTCCCAGGATTTGGAACAATGCGGAGGTAGACGGTATCGAACTAAGCAGAGCAGGTTACGCCACCTACTCTCTTACTGTTCTTTTGCCCAAAGACCATCCACCCTTGCTCATGTGGGTAGAAGACTTTTTCACCAGCTACCAGCTATTCATCAACGGCGAGGTGTTTTCAAAAAACGGCATTGTTGGAAAAACCAAAGAAGAATCGCAACCTCAGGCTTATCCAAAAACAAAGCCGCTGAGAGAAAAGGCAGATACACTTCACCTGGTGCTTCAAGTCTCCAATTTTGTTCATCGAAAAGGCGGAAGCTCTCAAAGCATTACCCTTGGGGAGGAAATGCAATTGGCCCGAGCCAAAGAAGTCGAGCTGGCTTACGACTGGATTCTGGCAGGTGCCATGTTTATGGGGGGCTTTTTCTTCTTTGGTCTATACCTGTTTGGGCGGCACGACAAGCCCATGCTTTACTTTGCCCTGTTTTGCCTGGTATACGCCTACAGAAATATCGGCTCGGATATCTATGCTATCAACTCAGTATGGGAGATGCCGTTTTCGCTATTGCTAAGGCTCGAACACCTCAGTGTATTTATGGGTCTTTATTTCTTTACCCGTTACATCGTCAGCCTGTATCCCGAAGAAATATACAAGCCCATTTTTTCAGTCTTTTTTTGGGTCACTTTGGGGATCAGCTTCCTGACTGCCGTGGGGCCGATATTACTGTTTACTTCTATCCTTCCCTACTATCTCTATGTTCTTCTGCTGGCTATTTGCTACGGGATATACATAGTGGTGATGGCTGTCATTCACAAAAGGCCGGCAGCTGTGTATGCACTTGTGGCAAAACTGATCGTTTTTGCAATTGTGGGCTATAATGTACTGGTGTATTTTGACCTGACACCAAGAATTGTCCTGTTTAATTTCATTGCCCACATCCTCTTCTTCTTTTGTCAGGGCCTTATCCTGTCATTTCGGTTTGCGCAAAACCTTAAGGAAGCCAAAGAGCAAGCGGAAAAGGCCTCCAGAGCCCGTACTGAGTTCCTTTCGACCATGTCTCACGAAATGAGAACCCCATTGAATGCTGTGTTGGGCATGACCAACTTTTTGATCGGGGACAAGCCGAAGCAGACACAAAAGGAAAGCCTGAATACACTTAAGTTTTCAGCGGAGCGACTCATGAACCTGATCACCGAGTTGCTTGATTTTAGCAAAATAGATTCTGGCCAAATCGACTTTTCTACGGAAAAAATATCTCTTAAAGAATTCCTTCAATCGGTTTACACCTCCTTTGAAAAAACTGCTAAACAGAAGCGGCTGGACTTTCAACTTCAAATAGGCGAGGATATCCCCGACCACATTCTATGCGACAAAGCCCGGCTGTCGCAGGTGTTGGTCAACCTTTTAGACAATGCGTTTAAGTTTACCCCGTCGGGCTTTGTCCATCTTAAGGTTTCGCTGGAGGAAAAAGAAAGCGACAGCGTCAAGTTGCTATTTGAGATGATTGATAGTGGCATTGGCATAAAAGAGAGTCAGAGTGAAATGATTTTTGAAAGCTTTTCGCAGGGCAACGCTTCCACCACCCGGGAGTACGGAGGAACAGGGCTTGGCCTCAGCATCATCAGGCGGCTGCTGAGGCTCCAAGGCTCCGATATTCAGTTTGTTAGCACACCTGGCGAAGGTTCCCGCTTCTACTTCAGCCAATGGTTTGGCCTGGTGAAAACGGCAGAAAAATCCCCCGCCCCCGTGGCTCCAAAGGTGATCGACAGAAACATTGTGGAGCGCAAAAAAATATTAGTGGTGGAAGACAACAAGGTGAATGTGCTGGTCATCAAAAAATTTCTGCAAAAGTGGGGAGCCAACATAGAAATTGCTGGCAATGGCCAGATAGCCGTTGAAAAACACGCAGCCACGCCTTTTGATATTATCCTGATGGATCTTCAGATGCCAGTTATGGATGGTTACAAGGCCACCGAAAAAATCAGGGAAACAGATGCGAAAACGCCCATTATCGCCATTACCGCCGCCATCCCCTCAGACATCCGGGATCAGATTTTTACTGTTGGCATGAACGACATTGTCACCAAGCCATTTGTGCCTGAGGACCTCCATGAGAAGCTCATCAAGTACTTATCGCTGGCGAGTTAAATATCATTAAGTTAAGAGGTTCGCTCTCCCAATTCTATTTTTACCCCTGACCCTAAAGGGCGACGAACGATCATTAGTATGCCCTTTAGGGGTGCCCGGCTTAGGGAACAAAAGGGTAAAATACTCTTAACTTAACGACACAGCTGGCAAGCTAGCCGTGCCTGTACTCCTTCACTGTTTCAATAAAACACTTCACCTTCTCAGGGTCGGTATCGGGATAAACGCCGTGACCCAGGTTGGCGATATGACGCTGAGGCCCAAAGGCCTTTAACATGCCTTTTGTAGCCTTCTCTATCTCTGCAAAGCTCCCGTAGAGGGCACAGGGGTCGAGGTTGCCTTGCAGTGTTTTGCTGGCTCCCACTTTTGCCCTCGACTCGGCCACGTCCATGTTCCAGTCGAGGCCGACGGTAGCGCAAGGCAGTTGACCAGTCTCTTCAAGCGCAAAAAAGGCTCCCTTGGCAAAAACTGTGACCGGCACCTCCGGAATAGCCTCGCATATTTTCCTGATATAGGCGAGGGAGAATTCTCTGTAATGCTGAGGCG contains:
- a CDS encoding DUF5060 domain-containing protein; this encodes MHKLSASLLSAALFLALLTNCTQKEPLQATKWDKLTLSFAGPETAEDAADNPFTDYRLNVVFSKGLKKMLVPGYYAADGNAGESSAAAGNVWKVHFRPDEEGEWIYQVSFRKGANIAVDDDPQAGEPVAFDGEEGKLIVAAGNYQLPDLRAKGRLTYVRERYLQFQETGEYFLKGGADSPEDLLGYADFDGTYKGTAGENRSGEAENKATLHNYAPHAADWKAGDPIWQGGKGKNLIGAINYLASKGMNSIYFLTMNIGGDGKDVWPYTGYDERSRFDCSKLDQWEVVFDHMERKGIMLHIVTQETENEKLLDDGDTGPQRKLYYRELIARFGHHLAVTWNMGEENGPASFSPNGQTTEQQKAMTDYFKTHDPYQNYVVIHTHSHKELRHEMFDRLLGHPSLDGPSIQIGYIGDAHDDTKRWVKNSAEADHPWIVNIDEIGPANRGLDPDDRTDNNQDTVRVAVLWGNLMAGGGGVEWYFGYLNHNNDLGCEDWRSRDRMWNYTKVGLDFFQRYLPFAEMESHDELSGENTYCLAKPGEVYAVFLPLGGEASIDLAGAEGSYSVSWYNPRTGGELQQTDIKTVEGGEVRSLGNPPSEPEKDWAVLVKAGG
- a CDS encoding arginine deiminase family protein, whose translation is MVTSDIDILRKVIVHRPDQGIEWVTPFNKAELLYDDIVFLPKMQEEHSLLTGVLSFFAGEENVLEFTDLLTDILTNAKLRSQLLDEVFKLESLPPDTQLTLQQLLPKNLAKALISGYKAGGSVLLNPVPNLIFTRDIGAVVNNYVITCQAEKMPRKRENILTWFITHYHPVFVKVGYKYLDLCISSDHLATTLSNRAETIEGGDIIHLSPSHLLIGCSERTNMVALWRIREQLREHKVVEKFTIVDIPKEEYCMHIDTIFSKVNTHDYVLYEHVLQDPTQISIESFDLQGNTSQRFDTIKDLILAEDADARFVSCGNGEHPFDQREQWSSACNFVAVRPGVAVTYRRNTKTIEGFQQLGYTVIPAEQFLQQAAEGKIEKEKIQNTIITIPAGELSRGSGGPHCLTFPIERG
- a CDS encoding response regulator, giving the protein MSRFLFFVGVLTTFISFSLHADAEKPTATKGTLDLRGWDFLRDGPIKLDGEWGFYWEELLVPEGAELAKKPPHYFQFPRIWNNAEVDGIELSRAGYATYSLTVLLPKDHPPLLMWVEDFFTSYQLFINGEVFSKNGIVGKTKEESQPQAYPKTKPLREKADTLHLVLQVSNFVHRKGGSSQSITLGEEMQLARAKEVELAYDWILAGAMFMGGFFFFGLYLFGRHDKPMLYFALFCLVYAYRNIGSDIYAINSVWEMPFSLLLRLEHLSVFMGLYFFTRYIVSLYPEEIYKPIFSVFFWVTLGISFLTAVGPILLFTSILPYYLYVLLLAICYGIYIVVMAVIHKRPAAVYALVAKLIVFAIVGYNVLVYFDLTPRIVLFNFIAHILFFFCQGLILSFRFAQNLKEAKEQAEKASRARTEFLSTMSHEMRTPLNAVLGMTNFLIGDKPKQTQKESLNTLKFSAERLMNLITELLDFSKIDSGQIDFSTEKISLKEFLQSVYTSFEKTAKQKRLDFQLQIGEDIPDHILCDKARLSQVLVNLLDNAFKFTPSGFVHLKVSLEEKESDSVKLLFEMIDSGIGIKESQSEMIFESFSQGNASTTREYGGTGLGLSIIRRLLRLQGSDIQFVSTPGEGSRFYFSQWFGLVKTAEKSPAPVAPKVIDRNIVERKKILVVEDNKVNVLVIKKFLQKWGANIEIAGNGQIAVEKHAATPFDIILMDLQMPVMDGYKATEKIRETDAKTPIIAITAAIPSDIRDQIFTVGMNDIVTKPFVPEDLHEKLIKYLSLAS